The genome window CATCAAAACACGAGCTCTTCTGGAATGTGGTGAGTACAGTCTGACCCAGCCTGTGTGCTTTACCTTCCTCTTCCCTACTCAACACTAGATGACCTCTAAAAGCTGATTCCTAGGATGCTGCTGTCTGCCTCCATGGCTTTTAAGATGAAGCCATTCTGAAGATCgttcccatcctcatcctttCATTTTCATCCTCCACAGAGGTCAAGACACTGTGTACTTGAATTAGCGGGGCCTAGAGTTTGAGCATTTAACTCCACAAGTGAACTCTGACACTCTCCTGGGTGTTCTCCAGCCTCTCCCAGTGTGGTGCTCACAGACGGTTTCTTTTTGCAGGTGGATGCCTTTGTGCTGCAAGGCCGAATGGATGAAGCACGGCACTTGCTCTCCAAGGAAGCCAGTGCCAATCCCATGTCAATGAACATGTACAGAATCCTGGATGACTTGATGGAGAAGATGCCTGTGCCCAGTGTATGTATAAAGAGGATTGTTATCATGCTGTTCCATTGGGAAAAGAGAACTGCTCTGATGTGGCTCCTGTTACAGTACAGTATGTTCACCACTAAAACATCTCAGTCTTAATCCTTTACTGTAATATTTGTGTTCTTGAATTGCCCTAAAGACCCAACTGTCCCAAGAGAAGCTTGGTAGGTGATAAACCAACATAGAAAAATCATTTTGCGGCAGAATCCATTATCCAGGTGTCTGAAACATCCTGGTGAGAGCTATTCCCTTGTACAGAATATTCTCTGAGGGCTTTTCCAGCAGTTTCCCTCTATTGCAGTGATTTCCTTGTCGAGAGAAAACCTGCAGCTGCATTGCAGTAACCTCTCACAGGCTCCCCTTTGCCTTATTCAGATGGGTAAAGTAAGACACTGCAAATATAACTGTAGGACAATGTAAAAATGGATTTGGCTTTTTATCACAACTGATTGAGTTCAGCCCTAAGCATCTGCTGTGATTTGACTTGGTGTTTATTTTATGTATCTTCTCCTCTGTTTAGCTTAACAACATGCAGACCCTGACCGAGATGGAGCTGAAATGGCAGCACTGGCATGAAGAATGTCAGCGGTATCTACAGAATGGAACTTTTGCTTCCAGTTCCCATATGGAATCCATCTGCAAGGTGAGTTTTTGCTGGGAACGAGAGAAACTGGACAAGTATCAGATCAGGCTGTGTGTAGATAACTTGAATATGCAGGATGATCTGTTCATTAAATCGGGAGCTCTCAGGCCAGTCTGTGttctttgttttgcagcagctttCGCAGGACTGGGCAGATCATTCCTGCCCAAGGCCgtggggctgatgaggaaactgGGCTCTGAGAAGGATCTTTGTCATTGTTATGTCATTTTGATTAAAACTTTGCAAACTGGGAGAAATGCTTCTAAAGAGCTCCAGTGCAGCTGTGTGCATTGCTGATTTGGAGGAGCACTCCTGTGTCTCTTTCCTGATAGATCCTGCTGGGAGATGAGGATGCCATACTGGAGAAGAAGGAACTCATGACCACTTGGTACCACTTCCTGGTTACCCGACTCCTGTATTCCCACCCAACGGTGAAGCCGATGGAGCTGCGGTTTTATGCACAGGCATGAAATAGAATTACTTGGATATTCTCCTGTTTCACACACGCACACATGGGTTACTGACTTAAAGAAAACTTTGGGAGGGTTGATACCATACAGCTGCATACCTGTAAAGTGTTCCCTAGAATCTGAAGTGGGTCAGGAGACTCATACAGTGGACAAATAGTTGTTGAAGACCCCCTCTCTTAAGTGGTTGCTCTCACCAGTCTTGTTCCTGCAAATGGCTTTCAGTTTCCTTATGCTAAAATAAGGGGAAAGATCTTATTTTTGTTAGTGTGTTCAGTCTCTGACCTGTTATTCCCcataaaataaccaaaacaagACTATACACCCAACCAAATATCTTCCTTGTACCATCTTGCAACTTCGGCATTTATCATGTCTTGTAATTTCATTCCACAGTCTAGCATGGACCTGTTCCTGGGTAGAGAATGCAGCCCCGAGCCTCTAGACACGATTCTAATGGCAGCCTTTGCATTTGAGATTCATGAAGTGATCAAGGAATGCAGGTGGATCTTTAAGGTTTTTAATTCTCTGGTTCTACAGTATTGCTACTATGTGCATTTACTGCAGTGGGATTTGGGGTAGAGGATATGGGTACAGCCACCTCATCATCCTTTCCAAGGATTTAGCCAAAGTACAATGAAGCCCGCAGCAATTACAAGTATTCCATTAGGTCTGGGACACTGCAGCCAGACATCAGACTGGATACATACAGCCTCTGTACTGGGAAGAAATGCCTGTGGAAAACATGACACATTCCTTGGCAGTGGTAGGctgactttttcctttcttctccttgttTCAAATACAGCATTGCCCTGAGCAACTGGTGGTTTGTGGCTCATCTGACTGACCTGCTGGACCACTGTAAGCTCCTGCAGTCTCACAATCTGTAGTAAGTATTGCTTTGCATGGATTATTCAGACacccagcagcagagatgactGAAGCAGCATGTGGATGTTGGTTGAAAAGAAGCATCTTGGGCCTGTACAGAAGATGGAGAATAAAGGTGCTGCATGTCGTCCAcagcagggggttagaactagaggatcttaaggtcttttccaactcttcaccattctatggttctctgTGCCTCTGAAGTTACAGGCAGCGCAGATGCcctgagaagcagaagcagttGCTGCCCTGATGAATGTGATGTGCTGTTCAGCAGTGCCTCAGTACAGTGTTAGCATTCTTAAATATCATTTTATCCGAAATACAATCAAGGGCCCAAATACTTGTGGATTATTTGGAATGGTGAGACAGGAACCTAAAAAGAATCTCAGTATTACATCCTGGGCAGATGGAAGTTTGAGCAATGGGATTTTGCTGTCTGAATTCCCTTGAGGCTTCAGTTTCTTAAAgcacttttctttcagttataTTTGCTCGGTGCTGTAGCTATGTGCCAGGTCTCCCCAAGGAGAAAGCTGACCTGCAGCTTAGGCCCAAGGAACAAAGATTAAGATGGCCCACGAGAAAACATGATACTTCAATTGAAACACTTGTGAAAGCAAGTcagcaggtttttttccagtgaggTGCAAATAATGACTCCAGTTTCTTGCCTCTCTTCCCCCAGTTTTGGTTCAAACATGCGTGAATTCCTCCTGCTGGAATATGCCTCAGGACTCTTCTCCCATCACAGGTACCAACCTCTATTTTTGCTCAGACAATACACTGACACAGAGGCAGCCAACACAAATAACTCCatattaatgaaacaaaaaggcaaaacttaCAGAGCCACTGTTTGGATCCCAGCAGAGGTGTCCGTAAGGGATCATGCAACATGAGCATGTTTTCTCTCCTGAATGGAAGACAAAAGCTATTTGTTAGAACCTGTGGAGCGTGTTGACCTGGGCAGAATCCTCCTGTCCTGGGGCTTTCCTGGTACAGAACAACTTGTACCAAAGCACTTGGGAGCTGCAGGTGTTCCACAGTTGTATTTGCTAGAAAGTAGAACCCATTTTAGGTTTGAATACTGACTGACTTACTGTTATTAATGCAGATCCAGGTTCTCCTTGTGGCTTTACTGTTGTGCTTATTTAAGGTGTACATGATCAGAGTACCTGATGGTGggtcctttcccttctctcagcCTATGGCAGCTGGGGGTCAGTTACTTTGACTACTGCCCTGAGTATGGCAGAGCATATTTGGAACTTCACATTGAACGGATACCCCTCAACACAGAACAGAAGGCTCTCAAAGTGCTGAGGATCTGCGAGCGGAGGCAGATGCAGGAACAAGGTGATTGATTTGTAAATCGCACTGGTTTGTAGGGATAAGTGAAGTCACTGGAACCAACTCTTTCTCCTGTGTTTCCTCCTCAGTCCGTAGCATCTGTAAGATCATGGCCATGAAGGCGCTGAGGAATAACCGCCTGGGCTCTGCGCTGTCCTGGAGCATCAGAGCTAAAGATTCAGCTTTTGCTACACTCATCTCAGACCGGTgggtgtgagcagcagctcccagagggatgctGCCAGAGCAGGTGGTGGGGAGAGGGCTGTCAGCCACTgcagtggagcagagcaggtcctgctgcaggcagatggGACAATGGCTTTCCCTCAGAGCAAGTACCTGCCTCTGGACTAGCAAATGACATCCCCGAGTACTCTCATCTGCACCCCCTGCCTGGTTCTTTTCTACACTGTTTTGCTTCCTACAGTCTAGAGATGAAACAGATTGGCTTTATCCAACAGGCCAAGCCTCTTAGGCCTTGCTTTGGTAAACATCTGTTTGGGCAATATCTCTTATCTCATGAACTGCCCTTTCTCTTGCTTTGATAGGGCTGTTTGATGAACTGTACAGTGAACCAGGGAACTGGTTTGGGTGGAGGATGAGCCCCTTCTGGGCTTTATATTCAGCAGGTTATTCTTAACCAGTCCAGTTCAGCAGGAAACCTCCACACAAGTCAATGGGAATCACTCAAGTCACCATTTCTGCAAAGAATCTCAACCCCCTTTAACAGATGGACCAGAGAGCAAAGTTCTGTTGTGCTCCTGGTTTTGCGTAAGCTCACCACAACATCTGACCTTGGAGGGGGGGAATGTTATAAACCTGAAGAAGATGCTGATAAGGCCTGGGCAGAAGCTCTGTCAACTCTCTAAGCTTTTCACTCCCTCACAATCCATGTAATGTATTTGTTttgctcattggaaatgtgcaGGCACCAACCTCTGCATGGTTTGAGTCCAATACTGAAATTACACCTGGGGTAGGTGGCCAGGCAACACTGTCCTCAGCAGTGGAAACAGGGAGTAAGAGATCTGCTGGGTTGGGGGTTTAGTTTGGGGTTGTTTCGTTTGTTCTTCCAGGGAGTGGGAATGGGTCTGTTTCTTTCAACAGAAGGTGAAAGGAAACCATCCcaggaagcagctctgcaaaaagcagcatcatgaaggctgcagcaaagcagatgAGAAGCTTTTAGAATTGTTTTGTTCCTGCTGCTTATCAGCGGTTTTACACAGCAGAAAAACGGTTTTTTGTTGTGATCTGGGAGTGTTATTTATGCACCCGCCAGCCTCAGCTTCCTGTGCTCCGTGCTTCACTCACTCCTTTCAAAGAGCAGATCTCAACTCCCACAAAACCCAGAATAAATCGAGTGGCCAATTTATTCATTGGCCACTTCCAGGAAATGTTTTGATGCCTTTTGAAACCCTCACAAGGGGCTGATTGAGATGGAGCTCAGTACAGTGAAGTGTTCTGGGAAGGGATTAGGAGTTACAAAGCTAAAGTGGATGATGTTCCTCCCTCTAagcttttgttgtgttttatacTCTTCCCCAGCTTCCTTAAGGATTACTGTGAACGGGGAAGCTTCTCTGACTTGGACCTCATCGATAACCTGGGACCATCCATGCTGCTCAGTGACCGACTGACGTTTCTTGGTGAGACATGCACAGTTTTCATTCTGGGCTGTTACTTGGAACACAGGTAACTCCACAGGATCACTTGGATTTGGCTCTTCCTCCATCTGGCTACATCCTGGTTTAGTGATGAGGGGAAAAGCAAATGGCTGAAGGTGATGGGGGATGCAGGCTGATTGCTACCAGGAGACTGCTCTTACAGCTgtgctcacagcagcatctgtcctgcactgctttgagcaggacAGTCTTTTTCATGCCAGTATCACTACCTAGAGAGCCTCTGAAACACCAACAGATGCAGTCTGGAAGACCTGAGGGGGCTTCCATGGCAGAGAAATGAGTGGTTTAAGTGATCTTGACAATGTGATGATGTTACTGACTTCAGAAAGTTCTCCAGACTCTCAAACTCTCTTGGTTCCATGTGCCAAGGTCAAGCTCATTCAAACTTAAGATGTCTCCTCACCTTTTGCTGTGGCAGTTGTGCCCAGTAACAGCGGTTTTGGGCTGTGGTGAcctggctgcagctgctctgggccTCTGACTGACAGGCCAAAAGGCACCTTTCTCTGGGCATTAGGGAGCAAAATCACTGGGGCTAAAACCTAACCAGAGTTTGCACTAGCTGTTGGCAGCTGGGCTGATGCCTTCTGGCTGACGACAGCACGGCAGTGAGGGTGATCCTGAATTTGATCTGTTCCTGTTTGGTCCAAGCTTGCAAAACTGGAACTGTATTTCCCTCCTTTAAACCTGATCCTAAATGAAGCCTAGAAGCTGACTGTGACTTAGCAAATCGGTCACATCCCTGTGTGCCCAGTGTCACCCAGTGGCCCTGGCATCAGCCCCGAAGATTCACAGCTTAATCGTGAAGCTGGGCTTAGAAACTGTGGTTGAGAGAAATCCCCTTTCTGCTGTTGAAAAACATCCTGAAAGGCCTGAAAATATTCCTGCTGGGAGTTTTTAGGAACATCAGGTGTTCTTTTGCTGGACAGCTTTCACATGTCTCGAGCTTGAAGCGTTAGTTGAAGGGATCTGAGTGGGAATCACTGCTGTAGTGTGTGGATACAAACAAAGCCACAGAACCTCACTTTCATCCTCAGGCAGTTCTCATCTACTGATCTAACTGATCTTAGTACTGATCTAACTGATCTTAGTACTGATCTAACTAATTCTTAGCAAAACCAGAACTTTCCACATTAACAAGGATCTCAGTTTCATTGAACTGCTCAGGAAGACAGTGCAGGCATTCAGACCTCCCCATTTCTGTGGTATCAAAGGGAACAGTTACCCCCTGCTTCTCCCCTCCTGTTCCTGGtttctgcagatgacaccagtGTCTCTGAGCCACTTGTGCAGTTGCCCAATGAACACCCAGCACCAGACAGCACCAGTGAGTGACCAGGATGGTTCCATCCGTGAATACTACCAGCACAGTCACAGGCTTTTGGCTGCCTTTTCAGCCAGCCTCTGTGTCAACAACATTCCCCTTCTCTCTGACCCAGCTGCTTTGGAGTCTCAATTGGGGGTGGTTCTGCCTCTGGGTCTGACAGACACTGAcaccttttccccctccccaacaCCCATGTGCAGCCAAGTACCGGGAATTCCACCGGCTCTACGGGGAGGAGCAGTTCTCCGAGGCTGCCAGGCTGCTGTTGATGCTGTTGACATCTCACATCGCTCCCTGCTTCTTCTGGATGACCCTGCTGACAGACGCCCTTCCCCTGCTGGAGCAGAAAGAGGTGAGCAGCTGGGCACACACagcaacacccccccccccatggctctttccttccctcctgacAGGGGGATCTCAAAGTGGTGACCCCCTTTCTCCCCATAGCCCAGCCTGGAGGTGCACCTCCAGTGCAAAAGAGCTCTTCCAGAACTGCAGATCACCCAGGGGTGCCATCAGTGGGAGCACACAGGAGCCAGGACAGGACAAACCACTCTTAACCTGATTCCCTGCCtttagaaagcagcagtgggagctgctggagtaCGCAGCACATCCAGCTGCTCTTGGTACTTGGCTTGAAGGTTGTTCTGGTGCTTCCTTCTCCTATACCTCATTAACAAGAAAATGACACTTGAACAGTTGCAGGCCCATGGCTGGGTAAAGCCCAGAGTACCCGCTCTCACCTCaaagctgaccctgctttgtgCAGGAGGTGGCACTAGAGACCTCCCAAAGTCACTTCCAGCCTGAATTATCCTGGTTTAAAAGGTCAGGATGGATCCAAGGGAGGGTGGGAGCTTTCTCTTGCTCTCAGCTGAGTTCTGTTGGGTGATGTCCTCAAACTCCATCCCTTTCAGTAAATGCTTCCATTCCCACAGGTCATATTTTCAACAGAGCAGACCTACGGGTTGATGCGGTGCCTGGAAGACCTGACAGCAGGGAAGTTGGATAAGCAGAAATTCCAGGTACCTCCTGCTCTGAGGACAACTGGATAATGATGAGTGGGGAGGACCAGGGTCACACAGCATTCACATTCCTGTGCGAGGGTAGAAGGGGGGGGAGCCCAAGTTAAGGCCAGTCAAATGGGATTTCCATAGCCACAAACCCAGTGCTGGAGCACTTCTACTCCTCCCTGTTCTGCTGGAGCTGGACTGGGATCCTTTTCCAAGGTAAGTGCGTGCACAGGACATTGGCAATGCAAAGTGAAGGTGCTGCCACCCAAGAGCTCGAGCTGTGGAAGGTTCCAGGCGCAGCACAGGAAGCATTTGCTGCACATGCAGCTGCCATGAAAAGGCTTTGTAGTGCTGCCTGTGTGATCTAGAAAGTAGGAAATgcagctcttcctcttctgaGGAGTTCCCTTTAACAGGCAGATACTCACATGCTCACTCTCTGAATGTCCACCAAGACCCATGCAGAGCCCATCCCCGGCtcactgctgtttgcagcagcctaaccccagctctgctcccttcAGGATGACGTTGAGACAATGAAAGTGGAAATGCTGAGACTTGCTCTTGCACGGAACCTTGCCCGAGCCATCATCAAGGAAGGCACGCTGGAAGCATCCTGAAGTTAGAGTGCTCGTACTCTCATTCTGTGGTTCACCGTACATAAACCCAAGTGTTTGTCTAAGAATAAATGCCTTGTTTTGCATATTGCTGAGATTTGCTCTTGGCTGCCATAGACAAAGCTTCCAAGAAGGAGCTGCATGAAAGGCTGAGGGTGTTTGTTCCAGCTGCCAACCCACCCCACTGAAGTCAACCCCATCACCAAAGGCAGTGTTACTTTGGCTTTTCTGGCTGCTTTGCTCCAGTACCCAGAGCTGACACCAAGCCCACCTTTTAAGACAAGGGTGGGTTAAGAAACAGCAACTTCTCCATTTCCCCTTAGTTCGGATGGCCTTGAGACAATGGGTTGAGTTTTAGGCTCCCTGCAAGCAGCACCGACCGCAGCAGCGCTCACTAGTAAGGGTGACTCACAGAGCAAAGTAGGGAAATCAGTTTATTTCACATGCAGCAGATCGAATGCATTGGAGATGTATGTACAGTTACAGCTGCGGGGGTGAGCAGGAACCTCACCCTACAGACAAGGAACATTCAGaggtttcttttccaaagcttATAACCACACGTTTCCACAGAGCAGGACTCTGGAAGCCTCTCTGTCCGGCTGCACAGCGCAGGCAGCGCTGACGCAGAGCACCCGTGCTCCTCTGAGCTCCCCAGAGTCACAGCGAGACTCATACTGTGTCCCCAGCACTGAAAACTGCCTCAGGACACGCTGCCACCTCCTAAGCACCATCCTGTGCCTGCTGTGTCTAAAGTGCTGGCTGAGGCACAGAGAATTCTCTCCTTGTCCCCTAGCCTAGTCCATCGGGTTAAAACTGCTCTTTAGGCAGCCAACAACCCGAGCTTCAGCCCAGGCATTTACAGCAAGTTCCCTAGCTGAGCTGTGATCCATCCTTCAGGGGTTTCTGCAGCCCTGACCAGGGCCCTCAGACCTTCAAACCCACCGAGTTTCTCCCCTCCAGTGATTTTACAGCACAGTGAAGGAAACACAGCTGCACGCAACTGAGCTGCGTGGGCAGCCATGGGGTTTACAGCAGCACCTTCTCCTCCAGTTCTGTCTCAGGCAGGGGTTTCTTCCATGCTTCAGCTGACAGCTCCCACCCTGCTCTGGTAagagctgctgcctggtggCACTGAGCAGAGTGCAAGGCCCTGCCCTACCTGTGCTGTGATCAatgcacattaaaaaacccattaaaaaCCAGTCTCAAAGCTCACTGGGGCACTGCTGGAGACTGGACACGGAAGAGGAAGGGACTGCTGGAATCACATCTTTGTGACTTAAATCTTGCTTCTGTAGTGGAAGGGGTTGGCTTTTCTACCTGCTCTAGTGgctggtgtccctgcccatagcaggggattggaactggatgagctttaaggtcccttccaacccaaaccattctgtgactctgtgattctgccCCCTGGTAGCACACAGCACCAACATCCAGCAAAACTGCTTCCCCTTGCAGGGACAATTGCACTTGGCCACTTAATACATTAACGGGGCATCAAACCCCACACATGCACCGTCCCAGCCCAGAGGAGCTTCCTTCCATTCACTGCCTGCTTGTTCCTATTTAGATATCCTATAGCTCTATTATTTACATCTTGTATGTCATTGTACGCAGCTCAATAAAACACAGTATTCAACTACAATAATGATACTGCCTGCATGAGGGGACACGAGAGGCATCTCCTGATCCCTGGATTCAGTCGCTGCACCTGATTAGTGATTGTAAAGACATTCCTGCACGCCAGGTGCTGTCCTCCACCAACACTGAGccctccatcccagccctgTTTACCTCCTCGCTACACAGTTCCGCTTTTCCCACGTTAGGGAATGCGATGAAGGCATGAACCAATGTAACCACCTGCATCCAAACCTCAGCTGCCTCGAGAGGATACAGAAGGGAGGCAGCAAGTCAAATACAGACCAACtaaagacagcagcagcacacagcacagagcaagggGCTGCTTATGTTGGCTGTTGGGAGTgaagcagcagagggggaggaagggatttAAGTGCCATTCCAGTGTAAAAACATCAGCATTCCCTCACGGATCCAGCGTTATTGCTCCACAG of Melopsittacus undulatus isolate bMelUnd1 chromosome 11, bMelUnd1.mat.Z, whole genome shotgun sequence contains these proteins:
- the NUP85 gene encoding nuclear pore complex protein Nup85 isoform X1 → MEEPDVEPAVTVVPGADPAAGQLCFAWGPTEVLVCETRFGRTGGSRPGRPGSGASGPALSACVAGREEGGASASRVFVFRKDEDIYIDALRKLFNESHGIFLGLQRSEEKLAGKSRKAHLVQVSKNYRSVIRACMEDMHQAAISARDPALQNQYSTQVPILSAMELIWNLCEILFVEAAAAGPLLLRLLDWVRLHVCDVDNMVREVLSSEDPSKHELFWNVVDAFVLQGRMDEARHLLSKEASANPMSMNMYRILDDLMEKMPVPSLNNMQTLTEMELKWQHWHEECQRYLQNGTFASSSHMESICKILLGDEDAILEKKELMTTWYHFLVTRLLYSHPTVKPMELRFYAQSSMDLFLGRECSPEPLDTILMAAFAFEIHEVIKECSIALSNWWFVAHLTDLLDHCKLLQSHNLYFGSNMREFLLLEYASGLFSHHSLWQLGVSYFDYCPEYGRAYLELHIERIPLNTEQKALKVLRICERRQMQEQVRSICKIMAMKALRNNRLGSALSWSIRAKDSAFATLISDRFLKDYCERGSFSDLDLIDNLGPSMLLSDRLTFLAKYREFHRLYGEEQFSEAARLLLMLLTSHIAPCFFWMTLLTDALPLLEQKEVIFSTEQTYGLMRCLEDLTAGKLDKQKFQDDVETMKVEMLRLALARNLARAIIKEGTLEAS
- the NUP85 gene encoding nuclear pore complex protein Nup85 isoform X2, with amino-acid sequence MEEPDVEPAVTVVPGADPAAGQLCFAWGPTEVLVCETRFGRTGREEGGASASRVFVFRKDEDIYIDALRKLFNESHGIFLGLQRSEEKLAGKSRKAHLVQVSKNYRSVIRACMEDMHQAAISARDPALQNQYSTQVPILSAMELIWNLCEILFVEAAAAGPLLLRLLDWVRLHVCDVDNMVREVLSSEDPSKHELFWNVVDAFVLQGRMDEARHLLSKEASANPMSMNMYRILDDLMEKMPVPSLNNMQTLTEMELKWQHWHEECQRYLQNGTFASSSHMESICKILLGDEDAILEKKELMTTWYHFLVTRLLYSHPTVKPMELRFYAQSSMDLFLGRECSPEPLDTILMAAFAFEIHEVIKECSIALSNWWFVAHLTDLLDHCKLLQSHNLYFGSNMREFLLLEYASGLFSHHSLWQLGVSYFDYCPEYGRAYLELHIERIPLNTEQKALKVLRICERRQMQEQVRSICKIMAMKALRNNRLGSALSWSIRAKDSAFATLISDRFLKDYCERGSFSDLDLIDNLGPSMLLSDRLTFLAKYREFHRLYGEEQFSEAARLLLMLLTSHIAPCFFWMTLLTDALPLLEQKEVIFSTEQTYGLMRCLEDLTAGKLDKQKFQDDVETMKVEMLRLALARNLARAIIKEGTLEAS